Proteins from a genomic interval of Enterococcus faecium:
- a CDS encoding ABC transporter ATP-binding protein has product MANALEINNLKKIYGSGVEALRGIDLSVKEGDFYALLGPNGAGKSTTIGIITSLVNKTSGKVNVFGYDLDKDLVRAKQQIGLVPQEFNFNPFETVQQIVVNQAGYYGVSRKEAMKRSEKYLKQSNLWEKRNVRARMLSGGMKRRLMIARALMHEPRLLILDEPTAGVDIELRREMWEFLRELNENGTTIILTTHYLEEAEMLCRNIGIIQSGELIENTSMKELLSKLQFETFIFDLAPYDTKPVIEGYACTFEDEQTIAVEVERNQGVNGIFDQLTRQGIKVLSMRNKSNRLEELFLKITEENNHTEEKNV; this is encoded by the coding sequence ATGGCAAATGCGCTTGAAATAAATAATTTGAAAAAGATCTATGGAAGTGGGGTCGAAGCATTGCGGGGAATCGATCTTTCGGTGAAAGAAGGAGATTTCTATGCGCTATTAGGGCCAAATGGAGCTGGGAAGTCTACAACGATCGGGATTATTACTTCTTTAGTCAATAAAACATCTGGAAAAGTGAATGTCTTCGGTTATGATCTGGACAAGGATCTAGTTCGAGCAAAGCAACAGATTGGATTGGTTCCACAAGAGTTCAATTTTAACCCTTTTGAAACGGTCCAGCAAATCGTCGTGAATCAAGCAGGCTACTACGGTGTCTCTCGCAAAGAAGCGATGAAACGCAGCGAAAAATATTTGAAGCAGTCCAATCTTTGGGAAAAGAGAAATGTCCGTGCACGTATGCTTTCCGGGGGAATGAAGCGAAGACTGATGATTGCTAGGGCATTGATGCATGAACCACGTTTGCTGATCTTGGATGAACCAACAGCAGGAGTTGACATCGAGTTGAGACGCGAGATGTGGGAGTTTCTACGAGAATTGAACGAAAATGGTACAACGATCATTTTGACGACGCATTATCTAGAAGAAGCTGAAATGCTTTGTCGCAACATCGGAATCATCCAATCGGGTGAACTGATCGAGAATACAAGTATGAAAGAGCTTCTGTCAAAACTGCAATTTGAAACATTTATCTTTGATTTAGCGCCATATGATACCAAACCTGTGATTGAAGGATATGCTTGTACATTTGAAGATGAGCAGACAATCGCTGTCGAAGTTGAACGAAATCAAGGGGTGAACGGAATCTTCGATCAGCTTACAAGACAAGGAATCAAAGTTCTTTCTATGAGGAATAAGTCGAATCGTTTAGAAGAACTGTTCTTGAAAATCACAGAAGAAAATAATCATACGGAGGAGAAAAATGTTTAA
- a CDS encoding AzlC family ABC transporter permease: MDEKLDIKTAIKDTLPTVFGYIGIGLAFGIVGKAAGFHPLVVTLMSLLVYAGSAQFITVSMLASHSPLLSIVFSTFLVNSRMILMSMTIAPYFKKNRLLQNLLIGTLLTDESFALGMNKLNYTGQKLNFRWMNTANWISYLTWVGSSLVGALLGNFITDPKKFGLDFAIVAMFIGLLYLQVISDRNTSKRLQLILIGLTLILVYVGLIFIPSNLVIVVVTLIGCGLGVWIKHAFF, translated from the coding sequence TTGGATGAAAAGTTAGATATAAAAACTGCGATCAAAGACACGTTACCTACCGTTTTCGGTTATATCGGTATTGGACTTGCATTTGGTATCGTTGGGAAAGCTGCCGGATTTCATCCACTAGTCGTCACGTTGATGTCCCTGCTGGTCTATGCTGGTTCTGCCCAATTTATCACAGTCAGCATGCTTGCTAGTCACAGCCCATTGCTTTCCATCGTTTTCTCGACCTTTCTAGTCAATTCCCGAATGATTCTGATGAGTATGACGATTGCTCCTTATTTCAAGAAAAATCGGCTGCTTCAAAATCTGCTGATTGGCACATTGCTGACAGATGAAAGTTTCGCACTGGGAATGAATAAATTGAACTATACTGGACAAAAGTTAAACTTTCGTTGGATGAATACAGCTAATTGGATTTCTTATTTGACGTGGGTGGGTTCTTCTCTTGTTGGCGCACTTTTAGGGAATTTTATTACTGATCCGAAAAAGTTTGGTTTGGATTTCGCCATCGTCGCTATGTTTATCGGGTTACTTTATCTTCAAGTCATTTCTGATAGAAACACCTCTAAACGATTACAGTTGATCCTGATTGGTCTCACTTTGATTCTGGTATATGTCGGACTGATTTTTATCCCAAGCAACTTAGTGATTGTAGTTGTAACACTGATTGGGTGCGGATTGGGGGTGTGGATCAAACATGCCTTCTTTTGA
- a CDS encoding ABC transporter permease gives MFNLYFTALKSLAIKETNRYLRIWVQTLVPPVITTSLYFVIFGKMIGGRIGDMGGFSYMEFIVPGLIMMSAITSSYANVSSSFFSQKFQKNIEEILVAPVPTHVIIWGFVIGGVGRSILVGSLVTIISLFFVPLHVYSWFMVIITLLMTAILFSLAGLLNGIFAQSYDDVSIVPTFVLQPLTYLGGVFYAISMLPPFWQAVSKVNPIVYMISGFRYGFLGTIDVPVATSMIVLVLFIVVLYAVTWYLINKGRGLRS, from the coding sequence ATGTTTAATCTTTATTTTACTGCATTAAAAAGTTTAGCTATCAAGGAAACGAACCGCTATTTGCGTATATGGGTCCAAACACTGGTTCCGCCAGTGATCACGACATCCTTGTATTTTGTTATTTTCGGAAAAATGATCGGTGGGCGGATCGGTGACATGGGTGGTTTTTCATATATGGAATTCATCGTTCCTGGTTTGATTATGATGTCTGCTATCACTAGTTCGTATGCCAATGTTTCTTCGTCCTTCTTCTCTCAAAAATTTCAGAAAAATATCGAAGAAATCTTGGTAGCACCTGTTCCTACGCATGTGATTATTTGGGGCTTTGTGATTGGTGGTGTGGGTCGCAGTATTCTCGTCGGCTCTCTCGTAACGATCATTTCCTTGTTCTTTGTACCACTTCATGTGTATTCATGGTTCATGGTAATCATTACATTATTGATGACGGCAATCTTGTTTTCATTAGCAGGACTGCTCAACGGGATTTTTGCTCAGTCTTATGATGATGTATCGATCGTGCCTACATTTGTCTTGCAGCCGTTAACTTATCTAGGTGGCGTTTTCTATGCCATCTCTATGTTACCGCCCTTTTGGCAAGCTGTTTCAAAAGTCAATCCGATCGTTTATATGATCTCCGGTTTCCGTTACGGATTCCTTGGAACGATCGATGTGCCAGTAGCAACATCGATGATCGTACTTGTGTTATTCATCGTTGTTTTGTACGCCGTTACTTGGTATTTGATCAATAAAGGAAGAGGATTGAGAAGTTAG
- a CDS encoding zinc-binding alcohol dehydrogenase family protein, which yields MSEKELMKVVGFYEGLPIDDPKSFIDEKEQIPVPSSRDLLVKVNAVSVNPVDTKLRQDNGIRNALRILGFDGVGKVVAVGDEVQKFSVGDRVFYAGTTTRAGSNQEYQLVDERIVALAPKNLSDEEAAALPLTSLTAYELLFEKFGLTPEENANRGKKILVINGSGGVGSILNQLAHWAGLEVYATASPKNFEWLKKTGVDYPIDYHHDLSKSFRELGIDQVEYVAVLFDITRYFDQIKHLVRPFGHVGTIVGIKEPLDIGVWKNQSISFDWEYMFAKTDYNYEIETQGEALAHIAALANEGIIRSTLSKVYSDGMNAKNLKQATKDVETGHMLGKVVVSGPFNG from the coding sequence ATGTCAGAAAAGGAATTAATGAAGGTAGTCGGTTTTTATGAAGGGTTGCCGATCGATGATCCAAAAAGCTTTATTGATGAAAAAGAACAGATACCTGTACCCAGTTCACGGGATCTTCTGGTAAAAGTCAACGCAGTATCTGTTAATCCTGTCGATACGAAACTTCGCCAAGATAACGGGATAAGAAATGCTTTACGTATCTTAGGTTTTGATGGAGTCGGGAAAGTTGTTGCTGTAGGTGACGAAGTGCAAAAATTTTCTGTCGGCGATCGCGTTTTTTACGCAGGTACAACAACAAGAGCAGGAAGCAATCAAGAATACCAACTAGTTGACGAACGTATTGTCGCTCTTGCACCAAAAAATCTTTCAGATGAAGAAGCTGCAGCCTTGCCGTTGACCTCATTGACCGCTTATGAATTGTTATTTGAAAAATTTGGTCTAACTCCAGAAGAAAATGCCAATCGCGGGAAAAAAATCTTAGTGATCAACGGATCCGGGGGCGTCGGTTCGATTTTGAATCAACTAGCGCATTGGGCTGGCCTAGAAGTCTACGCGACTGCAAGTCCGAAGAATTTTGAATGGCTGAAAAAAACAGGTGTAGACTATCCAATCGATTATCATCACGACTTAAGTAAAAGTTTTCGTGAATTAGGAATCGATCAAGTAGAGTATGTCGCTGTATTATTCGATATTACCCGCTACTTTGATCAAATCAAGCACCTTGTCCGACCATTTGGACATGTGGGAACGATCGTAGGGATCAAAGAGCCGTTAGATATAGGTGTTTGGAAAAACCAATCTATCAGCTTCGACTGGGAGTATATGTTCGCTAAAACAGACTATAACTATGAAATCGAAACGCAAGGAGAAGCTTTAGCGCACATTGCTGCTTTAGCAAATGAAGGGATTATCCGCAGTACATTGAGCAAGGTCTATTCAGATGGGATGAATGCGAAGAACTTGAAACAAGCAACCAAAGACGTAGAAACAGGACATATGTTAGGAAAAGTCGTTGTTAGTGGTCCGTTCAACGGATAA
- a CDS encoding tRNA dihydrouridine synthase, which produces MTTNFWKELPKPFFVLAPMEDVTDVVFRHVVKHAAAPDVFFTEFTNSDSFCHPDGKDSVRGRLTFTEDEQPMVAHIWGDKPEFFREMSIAMAEMGFQGIDINMGCPVPNVAERGKGSGLILRPEVAAQLIEAAKAGGLPVSVKTRIGYTEMSEMEEWISHLLHQDIANLSVHLRTRKEMSKVDAHWEVIPKIIALRDQIAPQTLITINGDIPDRQTGEELAEKYGVDGIMIGRGIFKNPYAFEKDPREHTEKELIGLLRLQLDLQDHYSEIIPRSITGLHRFFKIYIKGFPGANDLRVQLMNTKSTDEVREILETFEKEHPTLFSEQ; this is translated from the coding sequence ATGACTACTAATTTTTGGAAAGAGCTGCCAAAGCCTTTTTTTGTTTTAGCACCAATGGAAGATGTAACAGATGTTGTATTTCGCCATGTCGTAAAGCATGCAGCAGCACCGGATGTCTTCTTTACTGAGTTTACAAACTCAGACAGTTTCTGTCATCCAGATGGAAAAGACAGTGTACGAGGAAGATTAACATTTACAGAAGATGAACAGCCGATGGTTGCCCATATTTGGGGAGACAAGCCAGAATTTTTTAGAGAAATGAGCATTGCTATGGCAGAAATGGGCTTCCAAGGAATCGATATCAACATGGGCTGCCCAGTCCCTAATGTAGCAGAACGTGGAAAAGGCAGTGGCTTGATCCTTCGTCCAGAAGTAGCGGCACAATTGATTGAAGCAGCTAAAGCTGGCGGTTTGCCTGTCAGCGTCAAGACGCGTATCGGCTATACGGAAATGTCTGAGATGGAAGAATGGATCAGTCACCTACTTCATCAAGATATAGCCAATCTTTCTGTCCATTTGCGTACGCGTAAAGAGATGAGTAAAGTAGATGCACATTGGGAAGTCATTCCTAAAATCATTGCTTTACGTGACCAAATCGCTCCACAAACACTAATCACGATCAATGGAGATATCCCCGATCGCCAGACAGGAGAAGAATTGGCCGAGAAATATGGCGTTGATGGCATCATGATTGGCCGAGGGATTTTCAAGAATCCTTATGCATTTGAAAAAGACCCGAGGGAACATACAGAAAAAGAACTGATCGGACTACTTCGTCTGCAACTAGATCTGCAAGATCATTATTCAGAAATCATCCCGCGTTCCATCACAGGACTACATCGTTTCTTTAAAATCTATATCAAAGGATTTCCAGGAGCAAATGACTTGCGAGTTCAGTTGATGAATACGAAATCTACTGATGAAGTACGAGAGATCTTAGAGACCTTTGAAAAAGAACATCCAACGCTTTTCAGTGAACAATGA
- a CDS encoding AzlD domain-containing protein, which produces MPSFEFTLLTILGCTLATWLSRVLPFVLLKKFDLPQPLLEYLSFVPIVIMSALWFSSLFTQNIGHLPQINLENALASVPTLLAAILSKSLLVIVLAGILSLSLIRLL; this is translated from the coding sequence ATGCCTTCTTTTGAGTTTACATTGCTGACTATTTTAGGTTGTACTTTAGCAACTTGGCTTTCTAGGGTCCTACCATTTGTCTTACTGAAAAAATTCGATTTACCGCAACCGTTGCTTGAGTATTTAAGTTTTGTCCCGATCGTCATTATGTCTGCTTTATGGTTCAGCAGTCTATTTACCCAAAATATCGGACATCTGCCGCAGATCAATCTCGAAAATGCTTTGGCTTCAGTTCCTACACTTTTAGCTGCTATTCTTTCAAAAAGCTTATTGGTGATCGTCTTGGCAGGAATTCTTTCCCTTTCGTTGATTCGCTTATTATAA